The Miscanthus floridulus cultivar M001 chromosome 7, ASM1932011v1, whole genome shotgun sequence genome includes a region encoding these proteins:
- the LOC136463196 gene encoding uncharacterized protein encodes MARPSATAALLLLLVLSLLAVAHCRTVAAAADHAAEPESTAAVAVSDENGLSSNPTLPAEAGTSATEEEEVLPAEQQHGFEFLRLPSHRLHRHRPCSLHHHLWWKRHHGVYRDAPRRFRDHYSGHGERREAVSHLAAILPAEEAKEAEEVKPVAEPDPDRSLPDSDGREPSFADADGHDDERAAAVRAWKKEMLRRWFHFHHGMRRHRLHHDEEEGQEQEEETAPEGMNMKRFHFHHHDDKEDEEKNMVRKWPRHAEHGEDSDDEEDEQVEEMVRRFRKAIMKRRFSHGHGRRFFHHHHDHRHRHAEEAEKQAGGDEQSGVMAWIRGLMSRF; translated from the coding sequence ATGGCCCGCCCGTCGGCCACcgccgcgctcctcctcctcctcgtcctctccCTCCTCGCCGTCGCGCACTGCCGCACCGTCGCAGCCGCAGCAGACCACGCCGCCGAGCCCGAATcaaccgccgccgtcgccgtcagcGACGAGAATGGGCTGTCGTCCAACCCCACGCTCCCCGCCGAGGCGGGCACCagcgccactgaggaggaggaggtcctcCCGGCGGAGCAGCAGCATGGGTTCGAATTCCTCCGCCTGCCGTCCCAccgtctccaccgccaccgcccctgcagcctccaccaccacctctggTGGAAGCGCCACCACGGCGTCTACCGCGACGCGCCGCGCAGGTTCCGTGACCATTATTCTGGCCACGGCGAGAGGCGCGAGGCGGTGAGCCACCTTGCCGCCATCTTGCCTGCAGAGGAGGCCAAGGAGGCGGAGGAGGTGAAGCCCGTGGCCGAGCCGGACCCGGATCgttctctcccggacagtgacgGCAGGGAGCCGTCGTTCGCCGACGCTGACGGGCACGACGACGAGCGCGCGGCGGCGGTCAGGGCGTGGAAGAAGGAGATGCTGCGAAGGTGGTTCCACTTCCACCACGGCATGCGCCGCCACCGTCTCCACcacgacgaggaggaaggccaggagcaggaggaggagactGCTCCAGAGGGCATGAACATGAAGCGCTTCCACTTCCACCACCACGACGACAAAGAGGATGAGGAGAAGAATATGGTGAGGAAGTGGCCCCGTCACGCTGAGCACGGCGAGGACAGCGACGATGAGGAGGATGAACAAGTGGAAGAGATGGTCCGGCGGTTCAGGAAGGCGATCATGAAGAGGAGGTTCAGCCACGGCCACGGCCGCCGcttcttccaccaccaccacgaccacaggcACCGCCACGCCGAGGAGGCCGAGAAGCAGGCGGGTGGAGATGAGCAGAGCGGTGTGATGGCTTGGATCAGGGGCCTCATGAGCCGGTTCTAG
- the LOC136465489 gene encoding uncharacterized protein, giving the protein MALGVSASMAFLLLFSLVVVSHCDTLQADSPTNASSSYSAVVPAKVHAVLDAERLLSLPSSVAEPDPDRSPVEPVVEPDPDRSHPDSDEDKDEDEEEKEKANRNKEGKKKTKKHHDGGDKGKKEKQAKKHLRQSDDEDKEEENTKKRIHGRHHHVEDESVKKKKNKLSHQIKNSHNDDDDEEEEKMAKQWRKAIKKRFGHGHRSQREEAEKEKVMSN; this is encoded by the coding sequence ATGGCCCTGGGTGTGTCGGCCAGCATggccttcctcctcctcttctccctcgtCGTCGTCTCTCACTGTGACACCCTCCAAGCCGACTCCCCCACAAACGCCTCATCCTCGTACAGCGCCGTCGTCCCCGCTAAGGTGCACGCAGTTCTGGATGCGGAGAGACTCCTCAGCCTCCCATCCAGCGTTGCGGAGCCAGACCCGGATCGGTCGCCGGTGGAGCCCGTTGTGGAGCCAGACCCGGATCGGTCGCACCCGGACAgtgacgaagacaaggacgaggatgaggaggaaaaggagaaggcaAACAGGAACAAAGAGGggaagaagaaaaccaagaagCACCACGATGGCGGCGACAAGGGGAAGAAGGAGAAGCAGGCAAAGAAGCACCTCCGGCAAAGCGATGAcgaggacaaggaggaggagaACACGAAGAAGCGCATCCACGGTCGTCACCACCACGTCGAGGACGAatcggtgaagaagaagaagaacaagctgtCGCATCAGATCAAGAACAGCCacaacgacgatgatgacgaggaggaggaAAAGATGGCGAAGCAGTGGAGGAAGGCCATCAAGAAAAGGTTTGGCCATGGCCACCGCTCCCAACGCGAGGAGGCCGAGAAGGAGAAGGTGATGAGCAACTAG